The following are encoded together in the Pseudodesulfovibrio indicus genome:
- a CDS encoding type I restriction-modification system subunit M, whose protein sequence is MDHTAHNKLVSFIWSIADDCLRDVFVRGKYRDVILPMFVLRRLDCLLEPSKEAVLQEVKYQREEVGMTVLDSSPLCEESGYVFYNTSLFTLKSLLNNPSQLEANFNNYLDGFSDNVKEIIQHFDLRSQARKMAVADVLFDVIEKFVSPEINLSPEPGRASDGRLLPALTNLGMGYVFEELIRKFNEENNEEAGEHFTPREVIHLMTNLLFKPVNGNLPPVLTIYDPACGSGGMLTESEKYITDPEGGVKTTADVYLYGKEVNGETYAICKSDMMIKGNDPENIKFGSTLATDEFSSMKFDFMLSNPPYGKSWSSDAKFIKDGKEIVDPRFMVRLEDYWGDENTEDATPASSDGQLLFLMEMVNKMKSPSSSPLGSRIACVHNGSSLFTGDAGGGASNIRRHVIENDWVEAIIQLPTNLFYNTGITTYIWILSNNKSTERRGKIQLINASELYRALRKNLGAKNCELSPDHVDQITKLYLSMDQNEISKVFKNSDFGYYKIVVDRPLRLAAQFTPERIASLRFMPAIREISEWAYAKFGDDVYEDLKQHKDRIESYIDREEISITAKNKGALLSVTRWREQKKLMEVAQRLADAIGDELFMDYNVFVDKINSTLKSLKIKLAAPQKKQILNAMSWRDENAEKVIKKVHKLKGDKLDQLLDRLRADEDDLPDYGYYPTDKKDHFIEYEADSELRDSEVVPLEEDVHEYFLREVRPHVEEAWIDLEKTKIGYQISFNKHFYKHTPLRSLEEVAADILQLESETDGLLKKLMNFEGAQ, encoded by the coding sequence ATGGACCATACCGCACATAACAAACTGGTTTCTTTTATTTGGTCGATTGCTGATGACTGCCTCAGAGATGTCTTTGTCCGAGGAAAATATAGAGATGTCATCCTCCCCATGTTTGTACTTCGACGACTTGATTGTCTGCTTGAGCCAAGCAAAGAAGCTGTACTTCAAGAAGTAAAATATCAGAGAGAAGAAGTTGGAATGACGGTGCTGGATTCAAGCCCGTTATGCGAAGAGTCTGGTTATGTCTTTTACAACACTTCTTTGTTCACTTTAAAATCGCTCCTGAACAATCCGTCCCAACTTGAAGCAAACTTCAACAACTACCTCGATGGATTCAGTGACAACGTAAAAGAGATCATCCAGCACTTTGACCTGCGTAGCCAAGCCAGAAAAATGGCTGTTGCGGACGTGCTCTTTGATGTCATCGAAAAATTCGTTTCGCCGGAGATCAATCTGAGCCCAGAGCCTGGACGCGCCTCGGATGGTCGGTTGCTCCCGGCGTTGACCAACCTCGGCATGGGCTATGTGTTCGAGGAATTGATCCGCAAATTCAATGAAGAGAACAACGAAGAGGCTGGCGAGCACTTTACGCCCCGTGAAGTGATCCACCTGATGACCAACCTGCTCTTCAAGCCGGTTAACGGGAACCTCCCTCCCGTCCTGACCATTTATGATCCGGCGTGTGGTTCGGGCGGTATGCTCACGGAATCCGAGAAGTACATCACAGACCCTGAAGGCGGAGTCAAAACCACCGCTGACGTGTATCTGTACGGTAAAGAAGTGAACGGCGAAACCTACGCCATCTGCAAATCGGACATGATGATTAAGGGCAATGATCCCGAGAACATCAAGTTTGGCTCGACCCTGGCTACCGATGAGTTTTCCAGCATGAAGTTCGATTTCATGCTCTCCAATCCTCCCTACGGGAAGTCCTGGAGTTCGGATGCAAAGTTCATCAAAGACGGCAAAGAAATCGTCGATCCTCGCTTTATGGTGCGGCTGGAAGATTATTGGGGAGACGAAAACACGGAGGATGCTACCCCGGCCTCTTCTGACGGTCAGCTCCTGTTCCTGATGGAGATGGTCAACAAGATGAAGAGTCCGTCTTCATCCCCTCTGGGATCACGGATTGCTTGCGTTCACAATGGATCTTCCCTGTTCACGGGCGACGCGGGAGGCGGGGCCAGCAATATCCGAAGGCACGTCATTGAAAACGATTGGGTGGAAGCCATCATTCAGCTTCCCACAAACCTGTTCTACAACACCGGTATCACCACCTATATCTGGATACTTTCCAACAACAAATCAACAGAGCGTAGAGGCAAGATTCAGCTCATCAACGCTTCGGAGTTGTATCGTGCGCTTCGAAAAAATCTTGGGGCTAAAAACTGTGAGCTTTCACCTGATCATGTTGACCAGATTACCAAGCTCTATTTGAGCATGGATCAGAATGAAATATCCAAGGTCTTCAAGAATAGCGACTTCGGATATTACAAGATCGTTGTGGACAGGCCCTTGCGTCTTGCCGCGCAATTCACACCAGAGCGCATTGCCTCTCTCCGCTTTATGCCAGCAATCCGGGAAATCTCGGAATGGGCTTACGCAAAATTTGGTGATGACGTGTACGAGGACTTGAAGCAGCACAAGGACCGCATTGAAAGCTATATCGACCGGGAAGAAATCAGCATCACCGCCAAGAACAAAGGCGCATTGCTCTCGGTGACCAGATGGCGTGAGCAAAAAAAGCTCATGGAGGTGGCTCAGAGGCTTGCTGACGCAATTGGCGATGAATTGTTCATGGACTATAACGTGTTCGTGGACAAAATTAACAGCACCCTCAAGAGCTTGAAGATCAAGCTTGCCGCTCCGCAGAAAAAGCAAATTCTGAACGCTATGAGCTGGCGTGATGAAAACGCGGAAAAAGTCATCAAGAAAGTTCACAAACTCAAAGGCGACAAGCTCGACCAGCTTCTAGACAGGCTCAGAGCTGATGAAGACGACCTGCCTGATTATGGATATTATCCGACGGATAAAAAAGACCACTTCATTGAATACGAAGCAGACAGTGAGCTTCGGGATTCCGAAGTGGTTCCACTTGAGGAAGACGTGCATGAATACTTCCTGCGCGAGGTCCGTCCGCATGTGGAAGAAGCCTGGATTGATCTTGAAAAGACCAAGATCGGCTACCAGATCAGCTTCAACAAGCATTTCTACAAGCACACCCCGCTGCGCTCTTTGGAGGAGGTTGCCGCCGACATTCTTCAGTTGGAATCGGAAACCGATGGTTTGCTGAAAAAGCTGATGAACTTTGAGGGAGCGCAATAA
- a CDS encoding type I restriction endonuclease subunit R, whose amino-acid sequence MPSQTNEAALESHIENAFLADGYEAGNPANFDSHFAIDTEVFWRFLEATQPKELDKLSSQHNWRRMVLERLDRKIKSDGILSVLKKGLSIDNAHLTLLYRAPYNDLNPEVIQLFKSNIFTITRQVHYSVGEPHKSVDMVLSINGLPIATFELKNPWTGQNVNHARKQYCNDRDPRETLFQFRRCLVHFAVDPDLVFMATKIDGAKTFFLPFNKGYKFGKGNPPNMLGHKTAYLWEEVLTRLSLTNIIEHFSKEVVEKDPKTKKKTRKLYFPRYHQLDVVRKILAHAKANGVGNSYLIQHSAGSGKSNSITWLAYQLIELYNQAGATNIFDSVIVVTDRKVLDKQIRDNIKQFAEVKNIVAPAFSSRELRENLEKGKKLIITTVQKFPFIVEGIEDLSERNFAVLIDEAHSSQSGRAADQMNTSLGEREEEEEMDWQDKILAAMKGRRMNANASYFAFTATPKPATLEKFGTQDRDGKFNPFHLYSMRQAIEEGFILDILANYTTYKSYYKIHKSIEDNPIFDKSKAQRKLKAFVESHPDTIEAKAKVMVDHFISSVWQKKKLKGKAKAMVVTQSINSAIRYFFAIRKELNERNMPFGALVAFSGDKTVDGVKHTEDSLNGFPGGEIAEKFKLDDYKILVVANKFQTGFDEPLLHTMYVDKRLQGVMAVQTLSRLNRCNDKMGKKDTFVLDFFNSVEEIKNAFDPFYTATSLSEPTDVNVLHDIKEQLDFTGVYEWDEVEAFNKLFFEEAEADQLSPILDTVVERFEEDLDDDEKIDFKIKAKQFVKIYSQVASIIPFENMEWEMLHWFLKFLIPKLKVKNPEDDQIDDLLNSIDLSTYGLQRNKLGAKIELDSEESELPPQNPNVRGVHGEPEEDPLDEIIKVFNERHFDGWDATPEEQKIKLINIAQHVVNNPKYAEQVANNPDQQNSELALKKLIKLAVNSERKRELDLYKSYANDKAFERTFDSTIARLLTHFSTQEIHDLAAGR is encoded by the coding sequence ATGCCCAGCCAAACCAATGAAGCGGCTCTTGAGAGCCATATTGAAAACGCATTCCTTGCTGATGGATATGAAGCTGGGAATCCTGCCAATTTCGATTCGCACTTTGCGATTGATACCGAAGTGTTTTGGCGATTCCTGGAGGCGACTCAACCAAAGGAATTGGACAAGCTCTCCTCGCAACATAATTGGCGGCGCATGGTTCTTGAACGGCTGGACCGCAAAATCAAATCGGACGGAATTCTGTCCGTACTCAAGAAAGGGCTGTCCATTGACAATGCCCACCTGACGCTCCTCTACCGGGCTCCGTACAATGACTTGAACCCAGAGGTTATTCAGCTTTTCAAATCAAATATCTTCACCATCACCCGACAGGTTCACTACTCTGTCGGCGAGCCGCACAAGTCCGTGGACATGGTGCTCTCCATAAATGGTCTACCCATAGCAACCTTTGAGTTGAAAAATCCCTGGACCGGACAGAACGTCAATCACGCCAGGAAGCAGTATTGCAATGACCGTGACCCCAGAGAAACGCTTTTTCAGTTCAGGAGGTGTCTCGTTCATTTTGCCGTGGACCCGGACCTCGTGTTCATGGCCACCAAGATTGATGGAGCAAAGACCTTCTTCCTGCCCTTCAACAAGGGGTACAAATTCGGCAAGGGCAACCCGCCAAATATGCTCGGGCACAAGACCGCGTATCTGTGGGAAGAGGTGCTGACCCGCCTGAGCCTGACCAACATCATCGAGCATTTCAGCAAAGAGGTGGTTGAGAAAGACCCGAAGACGAAGAAAAAGACTCGGAAGCTCTATTTCCCACGCTACCATCAGCTCGATGTGGTTCGAAAAATCCTGGCGCATGCAAAGGCAAACGGGGTGGGAAACAGCTACCTCATCCAGCACTCGGCAGGATCAGGAAAATCAAACTCCATAACCTGGCTGGCGTATCAGCTCATTGAACTTTACAATCAGGCCGGGGCGACGAACATTTTCGATTCCGTGATCGTGGTCACGGACCGCAAGGTGCTGGACAAGCAAATACGCGACAACATCAAGCAGTTTGCCGAAGTCAAAAATATTGTCGCTCCTGCCTTCAGTTCACGAGAACTCAGAGAGAATCTCGAAAAAGGCAAAAAGCTCATCATCACCACGGTTCAGAAATTCCCCTTCATCGTGGAAGGCATTGAAGACCTTTCCGAAAGAAATTTTGCGGTACTCATCGACGAAGCGCATTCTTCCCAGAGCGGCCGAGCGGCAGACCAGATGAACACCAGCCTCGGAGAACGAGAAGAGGAAGAGGAAATGGATTGGCAGGACAAGATTCTTGCCGCCATGAAAGGTCGTCGTATGAATGCCAATGCCTCTTACTTCGCATTCACGGCGACACCTAAGCCTGCCACCTTGGAAAAATTCGGAACCCAGGACCGAGACGGGAAATTCAATCCTTTCCATCTCTACTCCATGAGGCAGGCCATTGAAGAAGGGTTCATCCTGGATATTCTTGCCAACTACACGACCTACAAGAGCTACTACAAAATCCATAAATCCATCGAAGATAATCCGATCTTCGACAAATCTAAGGCACAACGAAAGCTCAAGGCGTTTGTGGAGTCGCATCCTGATACCATCGAAGCCAAAGCCAAAGTCATGGTGGACCATTTCATCAGCAGCGTATGGCAAAAGAAAAAACTCAAAGGCAAAGCCAAAGCGATGGTGGTGACGCAATCCATCAACAGCGCGATTCGTTATTTCTTTGCCATTCGAAAAGAGCTGAATGAACGGAATATGCCCTTCGGCGCGCTGGTGGCGTTTTCTGGCGACAAAACAGTGGATGGAGTGAAGCACACTGAGGACTCGCTGAACGGGTTCCCTGGTGGCGAAATCGCCGAGAAGTTCAAGCTGGACGACTATAAAATTTTGGTTGTCGCCAACAAGTTCCAAACTGGATTTGATGAACCGCTCCTGCACACCATGTACGTGGACAAGCGGCTTCAAGGGGTTATGGCTGTCCAGACCTTGTCCCGCTTGAATCGCTGCAACGACAAGATGGGCAAGAAGGATACGTTTGTCCTCGACTTCTTCAACTCCGTGGAAGAGATCAAGAACGCCTTTGACCCGTTCTATACGGCAACATCCCTGTCTGAGCCAACAGACGTGAATGTCCTGCATGACATCAAGGAACAGCTCGACTTTACCGGAGTGTACGAATGGGATGAAGTTGAAGCATTCAACAAGCTCTTTTTTGAAGAGGCAGAAGCCGATCAGCTTTCACCAATTCTGGATACGGTGGTTGAACGATTTGAAGAAGACCTTGATGACGATGAAAAGATCGACTTCAAGATCAAGGCAAAGCAGTTCGTAAAAATCTACTCCCAGGTTGCCAGCATCATTCCTTTCGAAAACATGGAATGGGAGATGCTGCACTGGTTCCTAAAATTCTTGATTCCCAAGCTCAAGGTCAAGAACCCTGAAGACGATCAAATCGACGACCTCTTGAACAGTATCGACCTCTCGACCTATGGCTTACAGCGAAACAAGCTCGGCGCAAAGATCGAGCTGGACTCAGAGGAGTCAGAGCTTCCTCCCCAGAACCCGAACGTCAGAGGGGTTCATGGGGAACCGGAAGAAGACCCTCTCGATGAAATCATCAAGGTGTTCAATGAACGCCATTTCGATGGTTGGGACGCAACTCCAGAAGAGCAGAAAATCAAGCTGATTAACATCGCTCAACACGTTGTAAACAATCCGAAATATGCTGAGCAAGTTGCCAATAACCCGGACCAGCAAAACAGCGAGTTGGCTCTAAAGAAACTCATCAAGCTTGCCGTCAATTCTGAAAGAAAACGGGAGCTTGATTTATACAAGAGCTACGCGAACGACAAGGCCTTCGAAAGAACCTTTGATTCAACGATTGCAAGATTGCTTACCCATTTTTCGACTCAAGAAATTCACGATTTGGCGGCGGGTCGGTAA
- a CDS encoding Bro-N domain-containing protein, whose translation MVCPSSSTPAQFTHELFGTVRVLKTDDGEIWFIAKDVCDALTIDTSNLSKLLDDDERSTCPVQYTDQVRAVSIINESGLYSLILRSRRTPGSFSVCSILLKASMYLSFQSRALSPVKPMTSREKPSRSMRNMGCSLFCELM comes from the coding sequence ATGGTCTGCCCCTCCTCTTCAACCCCGGCACAGTTCACACATGAACTCTTCGGCACCGTCCGTGTCCTCAAGACCGACGACGGTGAAATCTGGTTCATTGCCAAGGACGTATGTGACGCACTGACTATTGATACCAGCAACCTCTCGAAGCTGCTGGATGATGATGAGCGTTCGACCTGCCCCGTACAGTATACGGATCAGGTTCGTGCGGTTTCCATCATCAACGAGTCCGGTCTGTACTCCCTGATCCTCCGCTCCCGAAGGACTCCCGGATCGTTCAGCGTCTGCTCCATCTTGTTGAAGGCTTCGATGTACTTGAGCTTCCAGTCCAGAGCCTTGTCTCCGGTGAAGCCCATGACGAGCAGGGAGAAGCCGTCACGGTCCATGAGGAACATGGGCTGTTCTTTATTCTGTGAGTTGATGTAA
- a CDS encoding recombinase family protein, protein MSKNIGYIRVSTVDQNTDRQLDGVELDKRYEDKISGASTKRPQLQACLDYLRDGDTLHVHSMDRLARSMRDIEDLVKELTGRGVTVRFHKEGWTFNGKMDATQTLLFQMLGAVSQFERSIIRERQAEGIAKAKAAGKYKGRKPTLSPEQVQEIKDKVAAGAEKKALAQEYGVSRQTLYRMLAT, encoded by the coding sequence ATGAGCAAGAACATTGGATACATCCGAGTCAGTACGGTAGACCAGAACACCGACCGTCAGCTTGACGGGGTAGAACTAGACAAACGGTATGAAGACAAGATCAGCGGAGCCAGCACCAAGAGGCCGCAACTCCAAGCATGTCTCGACTACCTCCGTGACGGTGACACGCTCCATGTTCACAGTATGGACCGCCTCGCCAGGAGCATGAGAGACATTGAAGACCTCGTGAAGGAACTCACTGGGAGAGGCGTTACCGTTCGTTTCCACAAGGAAGGCTGGACGTTCAACGGGAAGATGGATGCTACCCAAACGCTCCTCTTCCAGATGCTTGGGGCTGTTTCGCAGTTTGAGCGGTCGATCATCAGAGAGCGTCAGGCCGAGGGAATAGCAAAGGCCAAAGCCGCAGGGAAATACAAGGGCAGGAAGCCCACGCTGTCACCTGAACAGGTCCAGGAGATCAAGGACAAGGTGGCGGCAGGAGCAGAGAAGAAGGCTCTGGCGCAGGAGTACGGGGTGAGCCGTCAGACGCTCTACAGAATGCTTGCCACATAG
- a CDS encoding restriction endonuclease subunit S, with protein MMQLPRYESYKDSGVEWLGEIPEEWDVERNLGIFDERKMVNHPDKELLSVTIERGVIKQTEITTKKDSSNEDKSKYKLLKPGYLAYNKMRMWQGAVGMSEYEGIVSPAYIVLSPRDKAYSRFFHYLLRSDQFLIESNRLSYGLCDDMNSLRYEDFKGIYTPLPPKNTMERIVSFLDQKTAEIDEAIAKKQKLIELLQEQKSILINQAVTKGLSPDAPMKDSGVEWIGEIPAHWEVKRLKHISSFQSGITLGKSYSGNNQRDYPYLRVANVQYGYFDLEDVAELRLPPAIAESYKLRPNDILVTEGGDIDKLGRGTVWKGEIEECLHQNHIFAVRVNNVYALEEYVSTVMESDCGRHYFTWTANKTTNLASTNKSKLGDFKLPLPSKTEQAQIATHVEATKTEINGLISSVEKEIKTLDEYKKTTISSAVTGKIKV; from the coding sequence ATGATGCAGCTACCCAGATATGAATCGTATAAAGATAGTGGTGTCGAATGGCTTGGCGAGATTCCTGAGGAATGGGATGTTGAACGGAACTTGGGAATTTTCGATGAACGCAAAATGGTTAACCATCCAGACAAAGAGCTGCTTTCCGTTACGATTGAAAGAGGTGTAATCAAACAAACCGAGATCACAACCAAAAAAGACAGTTCCAATGAAGATAAAAGTAAATACAAACTCCTGAAGCCCGGCTATCTTGCGTATAATAAAATGCGCATGTGGCAGGGGGCTGTGGGCATGTCAGAGTATGAAGGGATTGTCAGCCCTGCCTACATTGTCCTGAGCCCTCGTGACAAAGCGTATTCCAGATTTTTCCATTACCTTCTGAGAAGTGACCAATTCCTCATTGAGTCGAATCGTCTTTCTTACGGATTGTGCGATGACATGAACAGTCTGAGATACGAAGATTTTAAGGGCATTTACACTCCCTTACCTCCAAAGAACACAATGGAACGGATCGTCTCCTTCCTCGACCAAAAAACAGCCGAAATCGACGAAGCCATTGCCAAGAAGCAAAAGCTCATTGAGCTGCTTCAGGAGCAGAAGTCCATTCTTATCAATCAGGCCGTGACCAAAGGGCTGAGTCCAGATGCACCCATGAAAGATAGCGGAGTTGAATGGATTGGGGAGATTCCGGCGCATTGGGAAGTGAAGCGGCTGAAGCATATTAGCTCTTTTCAAAGTGGCATCACCCTTGGGAAATCGTATTCAGGGAACAATCAACGGGACTACCCCTATTTACGAGTTGCCAACGTTCAGTATGGGTATTTTGACCTAGAAGATGTTGCAGAACTCAGGTTGCCACCAGCTATTGCTGAATCTTACAAGCTAAGACCCAATGACATACTAGTCACCGAAGGTGGTGACATTGATAAGCTCGGCAGAGGTACTGTGTGGAAAGGTGAAATCGAGGAATGTCTTCACCAAAACCACATATTTGCTGTGCGTGTAAATAACGTTTATGCGCTGGAAGAGTACGTCTCGACAGTCATGGAGTCAGATTGTGGAAGACATTATTTTACTTGGACGGCAAATAAAACAACTAACTTAGCCTCGACCAATAAATCAAAACTCGGTGATTTCAAGCTCCCGCTGCCTAGCAAAACAGAACAAGCTCAAATTGCAACTCATGTGGAAGCAACAAAAACCGAAATCAATGGACTTATTTCTTCAGTTGAGAAGGAAATCAAGACTCTTGATGAATATAAGAAGACGACAATCTCCTCAGCAGTCACAGGAAAGATCAAGGTCTAG
- a CDS encoding Hsp20/alpha crystallin family protein produces MLSKYSPAKNLTGFVNHGPFDIASFFEEFWRDSLDGMNTRRHEGLFPAVEISENDDHVMLTAELPGVDPSDVEITLENGLLTIKGEKKFEGDAKENRYHRSERSYGSFTRAFRLPPSVAEGDVSASFDKGVLTISLPKPEKFKARKIEINTTPAIEAKESKKQ; encoded by the coding sequence ATGCTTAGCAAGTATTCACCTGCTAAAAATCTGACCGGATTTGTTAATCATGGGCCTTTTGATATCGCCAGCTTCTTTGAGGAGTTCTGGCGTGACTCACTCGACGGAATGAACACCCGTCGTCATGAAGGCCTCTTTCCCGCAGTGGAAATCTCGGAAAACGATGACCACGTGATGTTGACTGCCGAGCTTCCTGGCGTTGATCCGTCCGATGTTGAGATCACCCTGGAAAACGGTCTGTTGACCATCAAGGGCGAGAAAAAATTCGAAGGTGATGCGAAAGAAAACAGGTACCACCGCTCCGAACGAAGCTACGGTTCGTTTACCCGAGCATTCCGACTGCCTCCGAGCGTGGCTGAAGGAGATGTGTCAGCGTCCTTCGACAAAGGCGTGTTGACGATCTCGCTGCCCAAGCCGGAAAAGTTCAAGGCAAGGAAAATTGAAATCAATACGACTCCGGCAATTGAGGCAAAAGAATCCAAAAAACAATAG
- a CDS encoding tetratricopeptide repeat protein yields MPETNQPRLNKTKDAPETIELAALGNALVEEGKLDEAERIFRQGALRFPDQVVFYERMARIATRKDQHEKASRICKHIVDRFPNLSDGYAWYADALLQEGKFEDAEKHLLFFQGTFPDLPESYERLARIYCEQGNFARALGYCKVLHRKSPHYASCPSSDANMFLEPLFKANFQKALNHGLTVSAFDAQKHINDRLTDLLVLTLFIDQQEETLKSLGKESALIPRNAPVPSIDHAIPRAVSIDIVPTVNLCLTKILHYYIKASFSSSQQNSYVFEDAPEVPLAKPLIGVVPDEPKTFEAKIVCSHKDHMALYDRSGRIIPQSVFFGFRFNDTLAHFPIPLPFFKPPRGKGEMELEQESVLFMWGWGGHYGHWMEQGLSVAWYLCNRPWDGKFMFPKALTHEWQFDTLELLNIHRDRIIHPDRPRMLRHVVIPEPSNVLYAYARECHREIYRFMARNALRAPVASLSQEAQRALQFDKIYFSRSDRSQADANGPAAKIKMRSTVGEHELERILQDNGFYVFHPHNFTETEKIHIINRARVMVFNEASSRYALAYCLNKPSVLVTGHTFSDINLQDQLADYPVKFYRYPIFSTDNADHRGLCVVNIPAFLEMLKSEGLLD; encoded by the coding sequence ATGCCCGAAACGAACCAGCCCCGGCTGAACAAAACCAAGGACGCGCCGGAAACGATCGAGCTGGCCGCTCTTGGCAATGCCCTCGTGGAAGAAGGGAAGCTCGACGAGGCGGAAAGGATATTCCGGCAAGGCGCCCTCCGTTTCCCGGACCAGGTCGTTTTCTATGAGCGGATGGCCCGCATTGCGACCCGCAAGGATCAGCACGAAAAAGCCTCCAGGATATGCAAGCACATCGTGGACAGGTTCCCCAACTTGAGCGACGGCTACGCCTGGTATGCGGACGCCCTGCTGCAGGAGGGGAAATTCGAGGATGCGGAAAAGCACCTGTTGTTTTTCCAAGGCACATTTCCGGACCTGCCCGAAAGCTATGAACGATTGGCGCGCATCTATTGCGAGCAGGGAAACTTTGCGCGCGCCCTGGGCTATTGCAAGGTCCTTCACCGCAAATCGCCCCACTACGCGAGCTGCCCATCGAGCGACGCGAACATGTTTCTGGAACCCCTGTTCAAGGCGAACTTTCAAAAGGCGTTGAACCATGGGCTCACGGTGTCCGCATTCGATGCGCAGAAACACATAAACGACCGGCTGACGGACTTGCTGGTGCTCACCCTGTTCATCGACCAACAGGAAGAGACGCTCAAGAGCCTCGGCAAGGAGTCGGCGCTGATCCCGAGAAATGCTCCGGTTCCCTCCATCGATCACGCCATTCCGAGGGCCGTCTCCATCGACATCGTCCCCACGGTCAACCTGTGCCTGACCAAGATTCTTCACTACTACATCAAGGCGTCCTTCAGCTCGTCGCAGCAGAATTCCTACGTGTTCGAAGATGCGCCCGAGGTCCCTCTGGCCAAACCCCTGATCGGCGTGGTGCCGGACGAACCCAAAACCTTCGAGGCGAAAATCGTTTGCAGCCACAAGGATCACATGGCGCTTTACGACAGGAGCGGCCGCATCATCCCCCAGTCGGTCTTCTTCGGGTTTCGATTCAACGATACGCTTGCGCATTTCCCCATCCCATTGCCCTTCTTCAAGCCCCCTCGCGGAAAAGGCGAGATGGAGCTGGAACAGGAATCGGTCCTCTTCATGTGGGGTTGGGGCGGCCACTATGGCCATTGGATGGAGCAGGGACTGAGCGTCGCCTGGTATCTCTGCAACCGGCCTTGGGACGGAAAATTCATGTTTCCCAAGGCCCTGACCCACGAATGGCAATTCGACACCCTGGAATTATTGAATATTCATCGCGACAGGATCATCCATCCGGACCGGCCCAGGATGTTGCGGCACGTCGTCATCCCCGAACCCAGCAACGTGCTCTACGCCTATGCCAGGGAATGTCACCGGGAGATTTACCGCTTCATGGCCCGAAACGCCCTGCGCGCCCCGGTGGCGAGCCTCTCGCAGGAGGCGCAGCGGGCCCTGCAATTCGACAAGATCTATTTTTCACGCTCCGACCGGTCCCAGGCCGACGCCAACGGACCGGCGGCCAAAATCAAGATGCGGTCGACCGTCGGAGAGCACGAACTGGAGCGAATCCTCCAAGACAACGGCTTCTACGTCTTTCATCCGCACAATTTCACCGAGACGGAAAAAATCCACATCATCAACCGCGCCCGGGTCATGGTCTTCAACGAAGCGAGCTCCCGCTACGCCCTGGCCTACTGCCTGAACAAACCCAGTGTCCTGGTCACGGGGCACACCTTCTCCGACATCAACCTGCAGGATCAACTGGCGGACTACCCGGTCAAATTCTACAGATACCCCATATTCAGCACCGACAACGCGGACCATCGCGGGCTCTGCGTGGTGAACATCCCGGCTTTCCTGGAGATGTTGAAAAGCGAAGGCCTGCTGGACTGA